From the genome of Diorhabda carinulata isolate Delta chromosome 2, icDioCari1.1, whole genome shotgun sequence:
TCTTTTAGCAATATTGCTCCAGATTAAtccttttctttatcttttCTTTATCTGCAGAATTTTTCGCGACCTGGACGCATGCGATACACAAAAATTTACTACAATCTGTGTAATTCCAGTTTCCGTGTTTCCCTGAACAAGTAAATGGAGATGCTCCATTTAGTTGTTAAAGGACTGTCCACGACTGTCTTGCACTTGAATAAGAGAAAGGTTGCGTGTAATCCAGACCGATTTGGCCAAAGGTTAATGTACGAGTACATAGAAAGAAACATTCAcaaataatcaatcaatcaagATGACCAGTGATGTGATAATTTGTCAAAATACTATTGATACAAGACTCTTGGGGAATGACAACGGAGAAGAATAGACGATTAAGCATCTGCCCTGCTTGAGAGACGACGCAGTAgattttttctaagaaattcAGAATtagaaatagtgaaaatattcaTCCTAGGTTGGAAATGcttaaaaataagttataaaagGGGAAAAGATGTGAAAGTGGTTAGATAGTTACTAAGTTTCGAAACTATGGAAAATGAAGGCTAACACAATGAACCTCCGAGATAATTACGAATAATCTAGTTGAGATACCAAcctaataattttacaaatacgaggatttttgtgaatttaaatataacatATAACAAAAGTCCAGACTTTTAACTATAAATGGGAAATATGTAATGGATTGAACGTCATACCTAACTTAGGACTTAGGACTGCCTCTATATATTATTCTTTCAAGTAAAAATAGCGATCTTATGTACTAAGTGAGcacttgaacaaaaaatattttatatactggAGATACTCGAATTTTCAGACatgtattgtatatttttataataacaaagcCATATAGAGTGTCCTATTcagaagaaattattatttttatgtaaccCCCTAAATTTAGAACGCTACTATACTTTAAATAGCTAACTTGCAAAATACACTAACAACCGTACAATTCTTATAACATGTTTTTCCTATAcatcataataagaattataCAAGAGTggataatttataattaacagGCCAAGAGACATTTATAACCggtgaaatatgaaattttttacaggAATTCAATCTAGAAAAAGAACATTTAAATGTTCAGCCCTTACAGCATTCATCAGCACAAGATCTAACAGCCGAAATCTTAAAAACGCCATTGGAAGTGTGTTCAGCACATGTGCCTCCACCACCATTGCAACACCAGTCGAAATCTTATCCCACTGGACAACCCATACTATGCAGAACACCAAGTGTATCTAGTCAGAGTAGCTTAGATAGTACTGCGTCTAAACAGGTATGTGTAGAAACATGACGTTTATATGAATTGTCTACttgttttataatgaattatttttagggAGGACATCGTGGCTCTTCTCCCCAAATTAGAACCTTTGCTCCCGATGGAAAAACTACGTTACCCCATCACCATGAAGCTACTCATACGTCCAGTTACCCATTGCGTACGTCAAGTAGATCGCCATCACCATTACGAGCAGCGTCGTTAGATATTCGCTGTTCCTCACCAGGCACAGCGCACGCATTGTCAGAAATAAGAACACCTTCTCCTTCACAATCTAGTCTAGCTTCATTAACAGGTAAATGGAGAGTGACTCATCGCATAGCACAGGCAGAAgctatgaataataaattttcaagttCATTATGAATGACAAATATTTGTATAGGTGCTAGCAAATTCTTGGCTCGTAACTTGAACAAACTGTTTAAGTCATAGAAACGATGTGACAATTAAATAATGATACTTATgcttcaaaagttatttattattaaaatatcagtgAAATCATGATTTTCTCCTTCAAGGTAATACCCTTCCGCAATAATACTTCGACTTCAGTTATTTTTTCAAGCGCTGACAACATCGTCATCAAAATCTGTCTGGATATCTTCAATAGACTTAAAATGTGTTCCTTCTCTGTCGTTTTCATTTTGGAAGAGAGAAAAGATCACAATGTGACTAGGGCTGCTTTGTTAACCTTTCTATAAACTGAAAAGTGCGTTTCACTCAGAACTGCATTGTCAAGGTGCGTTTTTGCAAATTGTTTGCGATATCTGTCGCAAGTACTTCGTGATATATTACTTGCTTCACGATCTCTCTAGAACGAACTCCTTATATACCACTCCGCGGCTGTCAAAGAAGCAGAGTAAAATTCGATTTCAGTTTCAACTTGttcataaaagtttatttttgcaCTTGAATCATTTGGTGATAGCCACTGATAATTTTGGCATATGTTTCCAGggtcaaattgaaaaaagacaACTCTCCCCCTCCGTAATAATGCAATCTTTCTGTTCCAAACAGTTTATCACCAAACGCTTTATCATAAGTCGCTGAATTACTCAATTTCACACAAAAATTTGATCTAGACGCGTTGCTTGAGATTGCACCATAAAATTGGTCTCATTACTGAATTGTCAACTTGTGATTTTGATATGGAGaataatttgtgaataaaatttatcgGCATTACTATATCGATTATTCTATGATCTCAAGTCTTATTATTATAGGAGGGTCTACGAGTTCTTGCAACTCACCTGTACCGGCCTCACCAAGGACCGGCCTAGGGAGGTGTTTATCACCACTCTTCATACACCGAACGGTGACTGTGCCAGATTCATCGGCCGTACCACCTCCCGCTAGTCCTTTAGGGGCTATTCAGCCAGATTTGTACTTGAGAAAGGACGGGCCATTGTTTATCGGCTCACCCAAATCATCACCAAGTCTCGGAAGACTGCATTTTCGACTGTCTTATGATTTTGATAAAAGTGATTTAGTAGTACATCTCATCGAAGGTAAGCTATAGCTCAAACTGTTCAAATTATCAttgaaaatagataataatcGAAAGAATACAATATATTTCACATATTCAGAACCACAACAAAGTTTAATGTGCTTTCTATCAGAGCTGTTTAACATTTGAAGCTCGTTTTCCATTTCCAGAATTTAATGAGCAGTAGCATCTGTACTGTTTTCAAGATGAGTAGATCACCCATGggaattcaaaaaaatgagaCATCGTCCTAATTTCCTAATGCTATTTCAAGAGCacagttttatattatttttaagaagaattgaaagaaattttgagatatgTGAGATATGCACCGAAAGAaaaacgatcatggagcaaacacgatgaaccagcacaaaccacatcaaAAGCCAAACACAACAACAAAAatctcatgctgtcagtttcGTGGAATTGTTTTTTTGATCTGCCTTCAAGGAACCAAATGTTCAATtatgatgtttactgtcaactATGACAACCAAATCAAACTAAACTAAACcaaaactggatgaagcaataaaagaaaaatggccagaattgtcaaatcggaaagatTCAGtattccaccatgataatgcaaggaCTCACACATgtttggcaactcgtgggaaactattggagcttggctggaaAGTGATGCCACAGCTTCCATACAGCCCTGATGTGGCATCATCTGTccaccatttatttcgaagtttgcagaattctttgaatggtcaaacttggTCActaatgacgatgaccttcaattgCACCTGATTCAGTTTTTGCTGGGCCAGAAActttatgagcgcggaatcattAAGCTGAAAGAtagatggcaaaaggtcattgtttcattttatactacaaaacggAAATTAGTTTGTCCCCAACCAATAGTAAGCGTCGGAGATATAATGGATAAGCAATAAACGTTTCAATCTTTGTTAGTTTATAAGAATCACAACTTGAATAAATAGAATCTTTGctttaacattttgtttatctaaATTTTAGCTCACGACTTAGCAAGTAGTGACCAAGGGGGATTTAACGACCCCTACGTCCGCCTAACGCTTACACCGGAAGTGGATTCAAGGAAGCGACAAACAAATATTTGCCGAAATGATCCGAATCCGTTATTCGATCAACATTTCAAATTCCCCGTATCACATGAGGATTTACAATCGAAAACGCTTGTATTACAAGTTTTTGATTATGACAGGTAAATAACTGGCAgtcataataatatcaattatttattatcacaatAAGTATCTAATTACAAGGGTCATGAAAATATACGTTGAATGAGATTATTAGagtaaaatgaaaacaataaactTGTTTCAATCTACTTTTAAGTATTGATTTCGGCTAGCCAAGCATTTAACCCAACGTTGAATCAATAATTGGAAACATTTCTTAAGGTTTCTTTGGAAATGACTCTCATCAGCTCTGTCGTGACATTCTCAAAGTCAGggatgtcaaaaaatatttttcatttaacaaattttttattttcggaaaGAGCATAATCAAGAACAAAGCCTTTGActtatttttcaagtttctcAACACATCGTTTCATAAACGACGAAGTACCCACATGTCAAATTTGAATAGTTGTTTCCGTTGGAATGTTATTTCCCTCAAATACGAAAGATACAATTAGATCTGTTGAATTGCTTTGAGCGGAACCCTACGATTCTATACTTAGTTTTCGAATATCTTTAGTTAACTTTTTTGCACATATTCACCTTTGCTTTTGAGGTAAGAGGACTTTCCTACCGTCCCTAAGCTGACTCTTCTCTACTTTTTCACCACTCAGTCTATTTGTAAGCAGTCTTAcagattattatattattactacagacttatttcaacaaacaataAGAAGGAATGCAAGTTAACACACTCTCTCCTGTCCGAAATACGCGAAAATCATACATTGCTACCATGTCATTCGAAGAATGCTTTTCTATGAAACGCGAATAAGGAATGATCTTAAAAACACACAATGAAGCACAAAAGCAAACGACGCGACGCGTTGAATATGACGCCTGTGTGCTTTCTCTACTTAATTCTTACacatcatcattttcaaatcttCTCTATTGTACTAAATTTACTTTGGgaacattattttcatagtGGTTTACTGATTTGGGGTATTTCTTTGACTCAATCTCCAAATGACAATGAAAAACCATACAGTTTAATAAGAACGAATTGTGGAATGaactataattaaataaccctttgatatattttcatttttcgttgaacaaattatacatttttgtagattttctaGAAACGATATCATTGGCGAAGTGTCAATGGTTATGAGCGAATTTGACGTTGCAAACAGCGTGGAAATATGGGGTGAAATAACAAGAAACAAGAAACCCAGAGAAGATACACAAGAAATTTTGGTATCTTTAAGTTATTTACCATCTGCTGAACGATTAACAGTCGTTCTGTTGAAAGCTCGAAATCTGTTCGTATCCCAAAGTAAAGGAAGTACAGGTAATAAgcataaacactttttaaaataatctttctcacttatttcatgttttgtaattaatttaatttaatatatagtCTTATCAAGTTCCATGTTATCTGTTTCAAATCCTTTTGATTCCTATAATCCTCTTATCTTGAGTTTTCTTATGCTGTACCTCTTAACATTCGTATTTATTGttgttctttgtttttttttcacttgtgTCAACTTGCACTTTGTTCAAATAGCAGGTTTCACTTTTACCCTCGAGTGGTGtatgtggatattgatcttgaacttctgtaggttgtagttttcgggaaagacgtgccttggtagctgattccattGGCTTTTACTGAATCctgataaattgaagttctgggCTGGGCGTCTGCAGGTGAACTACTTGCGTATATTAGACAGCTCGGAAGAGTATCGGTAAAATAGTGTCAGATTAATCACTTTTATTCTATGCTCTGAGATGTCCAAGTTTCTCCTCAACTCTGGATCACCCATAACACAAATTGCtgtcttctgtattgagtcgagtatCTTGAGGGTATGCTTGGGTGCCGAGCTTCAAATGTGCGATCAATATTCCAAATATGGATGAATCTGgaccttgtagaggattagaagctattGCGGAGTATATAGCGTTTTGGTCTTGAAAAGGagtccaagtttttgtgaagctgccttggcTAAATAACAAGACATTGATTCCAGCCTCAACACCCAACtagcgaatttgcggtgatggtaAGATTCTATGTCCAGACAGGACGAAATCCTGAGCTGTAGTGCtagccttctttgtaaaaatatcaaaaattctcCCATTATCACTTGATATTTAAAGCTTTCTAGCTTTGATCGCTAACAATTACTAAAAGTATTGAAATACGCgaactataaatataaaaaaagtgaccTCTACTTTCCTCTCGAATTTCTATAATCgtatacagattttttttaacaaataacaatgtTACGATGTAagtattattataaacatataattttaGATCTTCAAACTTTCGTTAAAGTGTACCTGATAGTTAACGGTAAACGAACTAAGAAGAAAAAGACAGCTACAAAAAAGGGTAGCTGTAATCCAGTTTGGAACGAAGCTTTAACTTTCACACTATCTGCCAATAATGTTAACAACGCCGCTATCGAGGTAAGAGATTTActaaacaaaatagaaaaggaataaaatgttatattcattcaaaaacaCTTAAGTTAAGTTAACTCCTTTGATACCTAAAaggtcaaaaaaaattcgaaattcatATACAAGGGCTGATATCTCTGTTCTATCTTCGAATGTGTGCGTTATCCTGATGAAAAAGAACCCCTGCGTTTTTCTTTTATCGTCTCACCTCATTTTGGAAGTAAATTGGTATAATAAGTATCTGTAATTGTGGCTCCTGTCACAGGTactctaataaaattattctttcagcatcctaaattattattattattattaccttCACTGGTGAAGGTTACATCTTCAGCTTTTCCGGCGGTGGCGTCCACTCCTTGTTAtgcattattatattatattatatcattttcaatttaCATATGTACATCTATTAATATTcatagaaagaaaattaatgaacaaaGTTTTGGCATGTGTCGAcaagattttaataaataaagctTAATTGAACATACCTTTCGAATCGTTTGataatacttgttttgattaaccAAACTCTTGATACTTAACAAGTCTTGAGATTACAAATTGGAGCACGTTCTCAACAGTATATGACTGCTTACCACAATTAAACTCACTATGAcatatgatgaaatttttccTAATGTACCCAgcaaatttttgtgaattttctttgGAGTAAATTATAGTAAACGCAACTATTAAATCACCATGCTTTGCTTGATATGATCCACTTTGCTACTTCATCGAATCCGGGCTTCTACTGAAGATATATTCAATTTCTAGCTCGAGTCTATATATAATAGATTACAATGTGACAAGGTTTTCAGCGGTAcacattttacaatttttattttacagttATCAGTATTCGATCAAGGTACCGATATAATAGTGAACAATTCATTAATCGGTACCTGTACAATAGGCCCAAAAGAGAGTGGTCCTGAAAAGGATCATTGGATAGATATGACGCAAAGTCCTAGAAAAGCCATCGCGTGTTGGCACACAGTGAGGTAAATTTTATGCTCAATCGAGAGGTAAATATATCAGCTTCAagatatacattttttctttttgatggGTTAGAATGAACAACGTGATAATTGGAAtaccttttattattatataatatactttttacAATTATCAGTAcaatatatttacttatttatttatgcaaAGATACTCTTTAAATCTATTTAATAAAGACAGTGACTATATTTATCTCTACAATCAAGAAAATCTATAGATTAACATCGTTTTGGtgtgtttaaaaacaaaaaaaggttattgataaacatatttttgCTTATTTACTTTCAATAATATTCTAACGAAATCAAAGTTCTTTACTGTCAACTTTTGCCTTCTCCGGCTAAAAGAATTGCCACAACCTGGATGTAAGTATTTTTCAGTTATAGAAGGTGTAACTTCATTATCAGAGTAGGAAACTTTCGATATCTAAAGTAATTAGGTTCTGACCGGAAAAAATCGCATTCTGAAATTGTCTAGTTTCTATTGTCTTAGTAGGGTTTGAATTTTTCAAAGCaagttatatgaaaaatgaatattttagtgTGATTTAAGGTTTGGTTACATATAACTATGATATACATCTTTtgcaattattttataaataactattcgatagttgaaacaaaaacatataagtGTCGGGAATAAAATACTATTCAAATAGTTTAGgcgaaaaacacatttttcaagaaaacgattaattttcatttatagttACCAAAAATTACAGATATGGGATCAACAGTCTCCAACAAATAccaacataaaatattcaaatttaataagaCTAAACTCGAATTCTCATGCTTTGGAACTAAAGCACGTCAATAATCATTTTATCGATTTAATGAATATCTTTGCAAGGCCGTTCAAGTaggaacatatttttttataaacaggaGCAATCCTAAACatcgaaaaatcaatttatttatatacaaaaaaatgttgctTTGGCAACAAGAAATAACATTAATactataaaatttgtatattttaataacaaataaccATTTTGTTTTGCAGTTGTTTTATAAGGTTCATAATTTTATTCGATCTTATATTCTAGTTGTTGAGAATATCCCTCAATAGATAATCTACGTATACAGAGAATATTCTGAGGTTCTAGAACAATAAACAAGGATCGTTGAGAACATAATGTGACTAAGaatgaatagtttttttataaaacaagaaCAGGTATCATTACAttctaaaaataacttttctaa
Proteins encoded in this window:
- the LOC130890922 gene encoding synaptotagmin-5 isoform X2, with the translated sequence MSGISPASCWMTHKRLESWARAAKERALGNNYHHPLLGKNDNHGKNESSSSGSLEEFNLEKEHLNVQPLQHSSAQDLTAEILKTPLEVCSAHVPPPPLQHQSKSYPTGQPILCRTPSVSSQSSLDSTASKQGGHRGSSPQIRTFAPDGKTTLPHHHEATHTSSYPLRTSSRSPSPLRAASLDIRCSSPGTAHALSEIRTPSPSQSSLASLTGGSTSSCNSPVPASPRTGLGRCLSPLFIHRTVTVPDSSAVPPPASPLGAIQPDLYLRKDGPLFIGSPKSSPSLGRLHFRLSYDFDKSDLVVHLIEAHDLASSDQGGFNDPYVRLTLTPEVDSRKRQTNICRNDPNPLFDQHFKFPVSHEDLQSKTLVLQVFDYDRFSRNDIIGEVSMVMSEFDVANSVEIWGEITRNKKPREDTQEILVSLSYLPSAERLTVVLLKARNLFVSQSKGSTDLQTFVKVYLIVNGKRTKKKKTATKKGSCNPVWNEALTFTLSANNVNNAAIELSVFDQGTDIIVNNSLIGTCTIGPKESGPEKDHWIDMTQSPRKAIACWHTVR
- the LOC130890922 gene encoding synaptotagmin-5 isoform X1, giving the protein MVGTAVFGAALGTGTALLIAMTIVVYKYYSLKKKSEEWHSLDQMPLPPTLERFNKPYYPLIKAEFNLEKEHLNVQPLQHSSAQDLTAEILKTPLEVCSAHVPPPPLQHQSKSYPTGQPILCRTPSVSSQSSLDSTASKQGGHRGSSPQIRTFAPDGKTTLPHHHEATHTSSYPLRTSSRSPSPLRAASLDIRCSSPGTAHALSEIRTPSPSQSSLASLTGGSTSSCNSPVPASPRTGLGRCLSPLFIHRTVTVPDSSAVPPPASPLGAIQPDLYLRKDGPLFIGSPKSSPSLGRLHFRLSYDFDKSDLVVHLIEAHDLASSDQGGFNDPYVRLTLTPEVDSRKRQTNICRNDPNPLFDQHFKFPVSHEDLQSKTLVLQVFDYDRFSRNDIIGEVSMVMSEFDVANSVEIWGEITRNKKPREDTQEILVSLSYLPSAERLTVVLLKARNLFVSQSKGSTDLQTFVKVYLIVNGKRTKKKKTATKKGSCNPVWNEALTFTLSANNVNNAAIELSVFDQGTDIIVNNSLIGTCTIGPKESGPEKDHWIDMTQSPRKAIACWHTVR